Below is a window of Vicinamibacterales bacterium DNA.
GGCTGCGGCGGTTCGGCAATCAGGAGCTGCAGGCGGCGCTCGTCGCCATCGATCCCGCGACCGGCGACGTGCTCGCGCTGGTCGGCGGACGCGACTTCCGGCAGTCGCAGTTCAACCGCGCGTGGCGCAGCCGCCGGCAGCCGGGATCCGCGTTCAAGCCGTTCCTGTTCGCGGCGGCGCTCGCCCGCGGCTACTCGCCGGTGAGCGTGCTGGACGGGCTGATGTCGATCGAGCCGCAGGGCCCCGAGGAATGGGCGCCGCGCAATTCCAACGACGTCGCCGCCGAAGCGCTGACGCTGCGTGCGGCGCTGATCGAGTCGAACAACCGCGCCGCGGCGCTGCTGCAGCAGCGCATCGGCGCCCGTCCGGTCCTGCGGCTCGCCTCGGACGTCGGGCTGCGCGACCTGCCCGACGTTCCCTCGCTGTCGCTCGGCACCGGGCTGGTCACGCCCCTGGATCTGACCGCCGCCTTCGCCGTTTTCCCCAATGGCGGCAGCGCCGTCCGTCCGCGCGCGTTGACGCGGGTCGTCGACGCCGACGGCGGGGTCGCGTTCGACAATCCGGCGCGGCAGGACCGGGTGATTTCACCGGAAATCGCGTTCCAGATGGTGTCCATGCTGGAAGACGTCGTGAATCGGGGTACCGGCTCGCCGGCGCGCTCCGCCTACGGCGTGCGCTTTCCCGCCGGCGGCAAGACCGGCACCACCGACGACTTCAAGGACGCGTGGTTCGTCGGCTTCACCACGTCGACGGTGGTCGGCGTGTGGGTGGGCGAGGACCAGCCGGACACGATCGGCCGCGAAGGCTACGGCGCGCGGTACGCGCTTCCGATCTGGAGCGACTTCATCAAGGCGGCGGCCCGCAAGCGCGGCGCGCGCGAGTTCTCCATCCCCTCGAACCTGCACGACGAGCTGCTCTGCGCCGAGTCGTACCTGAAGCCGGTCGAAGGCTGCCCGACCTACACCGAGTACTTCAAGGAAGGGGATGAGATCCCGTCACGCCTGTGCCCGATCCACAAGGGATCCGTCAAGCAGCAGATCAAGCGCGCGGTGCAGGGACTCTTTTCTGGTCTCGGGCGGAAGCT
It encodes the following:
- a CDS encoding PBP1A family penicillin-binding protein — its product is MTRPVRHRIFAGLYVCLVAVTAVTVIWSMRQGWAVYKLRRGVGDTWFYAADGRAWFRMDEQRRDVALAQIAPELRNAVIAVEDHRFFSHIGIDPIGLGRAVYRDLRYQRLEGGSTLTQQLARTLFLSNKKTPLRKAQEAVLALLLEQELSKDQILELYLNRIYLSGGVYGVETMSRNLYGKPASALTLPEAALIAGLIRAPSALSPWSNLDGALDRSRVVLQRMREEGFITAAQERAAAQVRPRIRPYPGATEAQFGYAKEFLRQQFRDRFGGDHPPDWQVRTTFVPELQEAAERAVENGLRRFGNQELQAALVAIDPATGDVLALVGGRDFRQSQFNRAWRSRRQPGSAFKPFLFAAALARGYSPVSVLDGLMSIEPQGPEEWAPRNSNDVAAEALTLRAALIESNNRAAALLQQRIGARPVLRLASDVGLRDLPDVPSLSLGTGLVTPLDLTAAFAVFPNGGSAVRPRALTRVVDADGGVAFDNPARQDRVISPEIAFQMVSMLEDVVNRGTGSPARSAYGVRFPAGGKTGTTDDFKDAWFVGFTTSTVVGVWVGEDQPDTIGREGYGARYALPIWSDFIKAAARKRGAREFSIPSNLHDELLCAESYLKPVEGCPTYTEYFKEGDEIPSRLCPIHKGSVKQQIKRAVQGLFSGLGRKLKGIFK